A window of the Bombina bombina isolate aBomBom1 chromosome 3, aBomBom1.pri, whole genome shotgun sequence genome harbors these coding sequences:
- the LOC128653419 gene encoding myb-related transcription factor, partner of profilin-like isoform X1, translating to MASSVSDTTSKSKTPHFSHQKNVVLIDMIIDSLFGCHVKQTNFTMRKMIWQRISDAVSAQGPGKKDVEQLKKHYNDIKRFAKAKLAREKNSARATGGGPAYVADLNNYKQKLVQCLGPEIITVITDDCDSDLRATPTPQPQPGRSTNEAPSTSRSSGAAQQFEIHTPENQDEQVETQASPPQETGDVNIANPPAVGLSADVGLTEMLSFARQYREDHREMQNVININIECLAAISEKNIEIEKEKVEIERQKLNHQRGMFQWQRQMDEEKKLANK from the exons atggcttcatctgTATCTGATACGACTTCAAAATCCAAGactcctcacttttctcatcagaaaaacgtagttttgattgatatgattattgactctttaTTTGGATGTCATGTCAAACAGACCAATTTTACAATGAGGAAGATGATCTGGCAACGGATAAGCGATgcagttagtgcccagggtccaggaaaaaaggatgttgaACAGCTCAAGAAACATTATAACGACatcaaacgtttcgccaaagcaaaattggccagagaaaaaaattctgcacgtgctaccgggggtggaccagcatatgtggccgacttaAATAACTACaagcagaagcttgttcagtgtCTAGGGCCTGAGATCATCACCGTCATAACGGACGActgtgacagtgatttgagag ctACACCTACACCACAACCACAGCCAGGGAGGAGTACCAATGAAGCACCCAGTACTTCAAGATCTTCTGGAGCTGCCCAACAATTTGAAATACATACCCCAGAAAATCAGGATGAACAAGTGGAAACACAGGCATCACCACCACAAGAAACAGGGGATGTAAATATTGCAAATCCACCAGCTGTTGGACTATCGGCCGATGTTGGCTTAACTGAAATGTTGTCATTTgcaaggcaatatagagaggaccacagggagATGCAGaatgtaattaatattaatattgaatgTTTGGCAGCCATAtcggaaaaaaatattgaaattgaaaAGGAGAAAGTGGAAATTGAAAGGCAAAAATTAAATCATCAAAGAGgaatgtttcagtggcagaggcagatggacgaAGAAAAAAAATTAGCAAATAAATAG
- the LOC128653419 gene encoding myb-related transcription factor, partner of profilin-like isoform X2 translates to MRKMIWQRISDAVSAQGPGKKDVEQLKKHYNDIKRFAKAKLAREKNSARATGGGPAYVADLNNYKQKLVQCLGPEIITVITDDCDSDLRATPTPQPQPGRSTNEAPSTSRSSGAAQQFEIHTPENQDEQVETQASPPQETGDVNIANPPAVGLSADVGLTEMLSFARQYREDHREMQNVININIECLAAISEKNIEIEKEKVEIERQKLNHQRGMFQWQRQMDEEKKLANK, encoded by the exons ATGAGGAAGATGATCTGGCAACGGATAAGCGATgcagttagtgcccagggtccaggaaaaaaggatgttgaACAGCTCAAGAAACATTATAACGACatcaaacgtttcgccaaagcaaaattggccagagaaaaaaattctgcacgtgctaccgggggtggaccagcatatgtggccgacttaAATAACTACaagcagaagcttgttcagtgtCTAGGGCCTGAGATCATCACCGTCATAACGGACGActgtgacagtgatttgagag ctACACCTACACCACAACCACAGCCAGGGAGGAGTACCAATGAAGCACCCAGTACTTCAAGATCTTCTGGAGCTGCCCAACAATTTGAAATACATACCCCAGAAAATCAGGATGAACAAGTGGAAACACAGGCATCACCACCACAAGAAACAGGGGATGTAAATATTGCAAATCCACCAGCTGTTGGACTATCGGCCGATGTTGGCTTAACTGAAATGTTGTCATTTgcaaggcaatatagagaggaccacagggagATGCAGaatgtaattaatattaatattgaatgTTTGGCAGCCATAtcggaaaaaaatattgaaattgaaaAGGAGAAAGTGGAAATTGAAAGGCAAAAATTAAATCATCAAAGAGgaatgtttcagtggcagaggcagatggacgaAGAAAAAAAATTAGCAAATAAATAG